The Lycium ferocissimum isolate CSIRO_LF1 chromosome 1, AGI_CSIRO_Lferr_CH_V1, whole genome shotgun sequence genome includes a region encoding these proteins:
- the LOC132047540 gene encoding probable galacturonosyltransferase-like 7 yields MFWVTKFSGFFAAAMVIIVLSPSLQSFPPAEAIRSSNIPFQITSNNVPLNRFSFRLAPIFKNAVECTTILRESSVCNPSLVHVAITLDVEYLRGSIAAVHSILHHSTCPESIFFHFLVSQTNLETLVRSTFPQLKFKVYYFDPDRVRNIISTSVRHALEQPLNYARNYLADLLEPCVRRVIYLDSDLVVVDDILKLWSTNLGKMTIGAPEYCHANFTKYFTTSFWSDPRFSGTFSGRKPCYFNTGVMVIDLKKWRRVGYTKRIEKWMDIQKTNRIYELGSLPPFLLVFAGHVAPIEHRWNQHGLGGDNVKGSCRDLHAGPVSLLHWSGSGKPWIRLDSKKPCPLDSLWAPYDLYGFST; encoded by the coding sequence ATGTTCTGGGTCACGAAATTTTCAGGTTTTTTTGCAGCGGCAATGGTAATAATTGTTCTTTCTCCATCTTTACAATCATTCCCACCAGCTGAAGCCATTAGATCTTCCAATATTCCCTTTCAAATCACCTCCAATAATGTTCCTCTTAATCGCTTTTCTTTTCGTCTAGCCCCTATTTTCAAAAATGCAGTTGAATGTACCACAATATTAAGGGAATCTAGTGTATGTAATCCTTCACTTGTACACGTAGCTATTACTCTTGATGTGGAGTATTTACGTGGTTCAATTGCAGCTGTTCATTCAATTTTACACCATTCAACTTGTCCTGAAAGtatatttttccattttcttgtttCCCAAACAAACCTTGAAACCCTAGTTCGATCCACTTTCCCTCAATTGAAATTCAAGGTTTATTATTTCGACCCGGATAGGGTCCGAAATATTATATCTACTTCTGTTAGACACGCGCTTGAACAACCTTTAAATTACGCGAGAAATTACCTTGCTGACCTTTTAGAACCATGTGTTCGTAGAGTTATTTACTTGGATTCagatcttgttgttgttgatgatattttgaaacTATGGTCTACAAATTTGGGTAAAATGACAATTGGAGCCCCAGAATATTGTCACGCAAATTTCACTAAATATTTCACAACATCATTTTGGTCCGACCCGAGATTTTCCGGGACTTTTTCGGGTCGGAAACCGTGTTATTTTAATACGGGTGTTATGGTTATAGATCTGAAGAAATGGAGACGGGTCGGGTATACGAAACGGATAGAGAAATGGATGGATATACAGAAAACGAATCGGATCTATGAACTCGGGTCATTACCACCGTTTCTATTAGTTTTCGCTGGACACGTGGCGCCAATTGAGCATAGATGGAATCAACATGGTTTAGGTGGTGATAACGTTAAAGGAAGTTGTCGTGATTTACATGCCGGTCCGGTTAGTTTACTACATTGGAGCGGTTCAGGTAAACCGTGGATCCGGCTCGACTCAAAAAAACCGTGTCCACTTGATTCGTTATGGGCACCTTACGATTTGTATGGATTCTCGACGTGA